A genomic region of Vitreoscilla filiformis contains the following coding sequences:
- a CDS encoding glutathione S-transferase family protein yields MQLYIGNKNYSSWSMRPWVLMRHFALPFTEVMVRFDSFEPGSCFKQTLATLGAPTGKVPLLVDDAGTVVWDTLAIAETLAERFPALPLWPRDAAQRARARSLCAEMHSGFGALRSHCPQNIEAHLPEVGARILAEHAAVQADLARLIEMWQSALAQSGGPFLFGAFGIADAYFAPVVGRLRTYALPVPAPVAAYMQRVWDSPGVAAWVAEALAEHEFLDFEEPYRTAPV; encoded by the coding sequence ATGCAGCTCTACATCGGGAACAAAAATTATTCGTCGTGGTCGATGCGCCCCTGGGTGCTGATGCGCCACTTCGCGCTGCCTTTCACCGAAGTGATGGTGAGGTTCGACAGCTTTGAACCGGGGTCATGCTTCAAACAGACCTTGGCGACGTTGGGCGCTCCCACAGGCAAAGTGCCGCTGCTGGTCGATGACGCGGGGACGGTGGTTTGGGACACCCTGGCCATTGCCGAAACCCTGGCCGAGCGTTTCCCGGCGCTGCCCTTGTGGCCACGCGATGCGGCGCAGCGTGCGCGGGCACGCAGCCTGTGCGCGGAGATGCACAGCGGTTTTGGTGCGCTGCGCAGCCATTGCCCGCAAAACATCGAGGCGCATTTGCCGGAGGTGGGGGCCCGCATTTTGGCCGAGCACGCCGCTGTTCAGGCCGATTTGGCGCGGCTGATCGAGATGTGGCAAAGCGCCCTGGCCCAAAGTGGCGGGCCGTTCTTGTTCGGGGCGTTCGGCATCGCGGATGCGTATTTCGCGCCCGTGGTCGGACGCTTGCGCACCTACGCGCTGCCGGTGCCGGCACCTGTGGCCGCGTACATGCAGCGCGTTTGGGACAGCCCGGGCGTGGCCGCCTGGGTCGCCGAAGCACTGGCCGAGCACGAGTTCCTCGATTTTGAGGAACCCTATCGCACGGCGCCGGTGTGA
- a CDS encoding LysR family transcriptional regulator, translated as MNRPLHRPIALGWLRSFEAVARHLNFSAAAEELHLTQPAISRQIKGLEEDVGAALFARGTRHVALTAAGQQLLRAVAPSLQRLDATVRQIRMAQGRNQIQLTTFASFGSLWLMPRLPDFERLHPELDIRITATDALVPEGDPELDVALRHCLPERAPPGALRLFGEVLAPVIGRGLAQAVAAGQAPPLRVPADLSAHTLIEMDDSHAHSVDLSWPSWLAEKGLEHLAPRRWLSMNFTHQQVQLALAGQGVALARLPMIHEVLARGELVEPFGPAGRHWARTAYWLVPLAGMGARPRPEVRWFCDWVVAQAERTRCAIRDEPEADTLAHCD; from the coding sequence ATGAATCGTCCGTTGCATCGTCCCATTGCACTGGGTTGGCTGCGCAGTTTCGAAGCGGTGGCCCGGCATCTGAATTTCAGCGCCGCTGCCGAAGAACTGCACCTGACACAGCCAGCCATCAGCCGCCAAATCAAAGGCTTGGAAGAAGACGTGGGCGCCGCGTTGTTCGCCCGTGGCACGCGCCACGTCGCGTTGACCGCCGCCGGCCAGCAGTTGCTGCGTGCGGTGGCACCCTCGTTGCAGCGACTGGATGCCACCGTGCGCCAGATTCGCATGGCCCAAGGTCGCAACCAAATTCAGCTCACCACGTTTGCGTCCTTTGGCTCGCTGTGGTTGATGCCGCGTCTGCCGGATTTTGAGCGCCTGCACCCGGAGCTGGACATCCGCATCACCGCCACCGATGCCCTGGTGCCCGAGGGCGATCCTGAGTTGGATGTGGCCTTGCGCCACTGCCTGCCCGAGCGCGCGCCACCGGGCGCCCTGCGTTTGTTCGGCGAGGTGTTGGCGCCGGTGATCGGACGCGGCTTGGCACAGGCCGTGGCCGCTGGCCAAGCACCGCCCCTGCGTGTGCCAGCGGACTTGAGCGCCCACACCTTGATCGAGATGGACGACAGCCACGCCCACAGCGTCGATTTGAGTTGGCCGAGCTGGTTGGCAGAAAAAGGCCTCGAACACTTGGCGCCGCGCCGTTGGTTGAGCATGAACTTCACACATCAACAAGTTCAATTGGCGTTGGCTGGGCAAGGGGTGGCCCTGGCGCGGTTGCCCATGATCCACGAGGTGCTGGCCCGTGGCGAGTTGGTCGAACCGTTCGGCCCGGCGGGGCGACATTGGGCGCGCACGGCGTACTGGCTGGTGCCTCTGGCGGGCATGGGCGCACGGCCCCGGCCCGAGGTACGCTGGTTTTGTGATTGGGTGGTGGCGCAGGCCGAACGCACCCGCTGCGCCATCCGCGATGAACCCGAAGCTGATACGCTGGCCCACTGTGATTGA
- a CDS encoding DUF2917 domain-containing protein, which produces MMLAHESKPLALQGVKRWHVTVTGTLRITSGQVWLTRDGDPDDHVLAAGEWLRLRAGDTVTAEPWHHGHSVQLSWEPVRAPQPQARGFWAGEWAKKKVAA; this is translated from the coding sequence ATGATGTTGGCGCATGAATCGAAGCCGTTGGCACTTCAGGGTGTGAAGCGTTGGCATGTCACCGTGACGGGAACGCTGCGCATCACCTCCGGCCAAGTGTGGCTGACCCGCGACGGCGATCCGGACGATCACGTGCTCGCGGCAGGCGAGTGGCTGCGGCTGCGCGCTGGCGACACCGTCACCGCCGAGCCTTGGCACCACGGCCACAGCGTGCAACTGAGCTGGGAACCGGTGCGTGCCCCGCAGCCTCAGGCGCGTGGGTTTTGGGCCGGCGAATGGGCAAAGAAAAAGGTGGCTGCGTGA
- a CDS encoding OmpW/AlkL family protein has product MRKTLLALAAVASLAPQFAAAQDTGNWIVRARAVNLQSSNTNSADLSATLSAVTGGASNSASVNNKWLPEVDFTYFFTPNIAAELILTVPQKHTLTADGFGDLGTFKHLPPTLTVQYHFTGLGFARPYVGAGVNYTNISDTEWNATGKALGLNLKRDSFGLALQVGVDIPLGGGWLLNLDAKKVQIGTDVYSNNTKIGSFEVNPWLLSAGVGLRF; this is encoded by the coding sequence ATGCGCAAGACCCTGCTGGCTCTGGCCGCCGTCGCTTCCCTCGCCCCGCAATTCGCTGCCGCGCAAGACACTGGCAACTGGATCGTCCGTGCCCGCGCTGTGAACCTGCAATCGTCCAACACCAACAGTGCGGATCTGAGCGCCACCCTGTCGGCGGTGACGGGCGGTGCTTCGAATTCGGCGTCGGTCAACAACAAGTGGCTGCCGGAAGTGGACTTCACCTACTTCTTCACGCCGAACATTGCTGCCGAGCTGATCCTGACCGTGCCGCAAAAGCACACCCTGACCGCTGACGGCTTCGGCGATCTGGGCACGTTCAAGCACCTGCCCCCGACCCTGACCGTGCAGTACCACTTCACCGGTCTGGGCTTCGCTCGTCCGTACGTGGGTGCGGGTGTCAACTACACCAACATCTCCGACACCGAGTGGAACGCCACCGGCAAGGCCCTGGGCCTGAACCTGAAGCGTGACAGCTTCGGCCTGGCACTCCAAGTGGGCGTGGACATCCCCCTGGGCGGCGGCTGGCTGCTGAACCTGGATGCCAAGAAGGTGCAAATCGGCACCGATGTGTACTCCAACAACACCAAAATCGGCAGCTTCGAAGTCAATCCTTGGCTGTTGAGCGCTGGCGTGGGCTTGCGTTTCTGA
- a CDS encoding 5-formyltetrahydrofolate cyclo-ligase, with amino-acid sequence MTLPFKLNLEPARDKATLRKQLQAERMGLLDRHQRAAHLQEVLMVWLISRPEQTIGAYWPIKGEFDALPALYRWSEAGQGRRIGLPVINRETKQLTFHVWYPGCPMEEDAYGIPKPKDTEAFHPQLLLVPCVGYGPGGTRLGYGGGFYDRTLAALQPRPATAGLGYGHGYVPWLTPEPHDIPLDALLTEDGVFWERES; translated from the coding sequence ATGACCCTGCCCTTCAAGCTCAACCTGGAACCCGCCCGCGACAAAGCCACGCTGCGCAAGCAGCTTCAAGCCGAACGCATGGGGTTGTTGGATCGTCACCAGCGCGCCGCGCACCTGCAAGAGGTGTTGATGGTGTGGCTCATCAGCCGCCCCGAGCAGACCATCGGCGCTTACTGGCCCATCAAGGGGGAGTTTGATGCCCTGCCCGCGCTTTACCGCTGGAGCGAAGCCGGCCAAGGCCGGCGCATCGGCCTGCCGGTGATCAACCGGGAGACCAAACAGCTCACTTTCCATGTTTGGTATCCCGGCTGCCCGATGGAGGAAGACGCCTACGGCATCCCCAAGCCGAAAGACACCGAGGCGTTCCATCCTCAACTGCTGTTGGTGCCCTGCGTGGGCTACGGCCCCGGCGGCACCCGTCTGGGGTATGGCGGCGGGTTTTACGACCGCACCTTGGCCGCCCTGCAACCCCGCCCCGCCACCGCTGGCCTGGGCTACGGCCATGGCTATGTGCCATGGTTGACCCCCGAGCCGCACGACATCCCCCTGGATGCCCTGCTCACCGAAGACGGCGTGTTCTGGGAACGCGAGTCCTGA
- the argG gene encoding argininosuccinate synthase, whose amino-acid sequence MSATILQKLPAGERVGIAFSGGLDTSAAVHWMRAKGAVPCAYTANLGQPDESDYEDIPRKALAYGADVARLIDCRAALVAEGIAAIQAGAFHITTGGATYFNTTPLGRAVTGTMLVAAMKQDGVNIWGDGSTYKGNDIERFYRYGLLVNPQLKIYKPWLDQTFIDELGGRKEMSEYLIANGFDYKMSVEKAYSTDSNMLGATHEAKDLEFLNAGMHIVKPIMGVAFWRDDVEVKRETVTVRFEEGTPVALNGQTFADQVALFEEANRIGGRHGLGMCDQIENRIIEAKSRGIYEAPGMALLHIAYERLVTGIHNEDTLGQYRANGRTLGKLLYHGRWFDSQAMMLRETAQRWVARAITGEVTLELRRGNDYTIMNTDSPNLTYAPERLSMEKVEDAAFTPLDRIGQLTMRNLDISDTRAKLGIYSKAGLLGQAGDAGIPLLGVGE is encoded by the coding sequence GTGTCCGCGACCATTCTGCAAAAGCTTCCCGCCGGCGAGCGCGTCGGCATCGCCTTCTCTGGCGGCCTGGACACCAGTGCTGCCGTGCACTGGATGCGCGCCAAGGGCGCCGTCCCCTGCGCTTACACCGCCAACCTGGGCCAGCCCGACGAGTCGGACTATGAGGATATCCCCCGCAAGGCCCTGGCCTACGGCGCCGATGTGGCCCGCCTGATCGACTGCCGCGCCGCCTTGGTGGCCGAGGGCATTGCCGCCATCCAAGCCGGTGCATTCCACATCACCACGGGCGGCGCGACCTATTTCAACACCACCCCGCTGGGCCGCGCCGTGACCGGCACCATGCTGGTGGCGGCGATGAAACAAGATGGCGTGAACATCTGGGGCGATGGTTCGACCTACAAGGGCAACGACATCGAGCGTTTCTACCGCTACGGCCTGTTGGTCAACCCGCAACTCAAAATCTACAAGCCTTGGCTGGATCAAACCTTCATTGACGAGCTGGGTGGCCGCAAGGAGATGAGTGAGTACCTCATCGCCAACGGCTTTGACTACAAGATGAGCGTGGAAAAAGCGTATTCCACCGACTCCAACATGCTGGGCGCCACCCACGAAGCCAAGGATCTGGAGTTTTTGAACGCTGGCATGCACATCGTCAAGCCCATCATGGGCGTGGCGTTCTGGCGCGATGACGTGGAAGTCAAGCGCGAAACCGTGACCGTGCGCTTCGAAGAAGGCACACCGGTGGCGCTGAACGGCCAAACGTTTGCCGATCAAGTGGCGCTGTTCGAGGAAGCCAACCGCATCGGTGGCCGCCACGGTCTGGGCATGTGCGACCAGATCGAGAACCGCATCATCGAAGCCAAGAGCCGGGGCATTTACGAAGCCCCGGGCATGGCGCTGCTGCACATCGCCTACGAGCGTCTGGTGACGGGCATCCACAACGAGGACACCCTCGGCCAATACCGCGCCAATGGCCGCACCCTGGGCAAACTGCTGTACCACGGGCGCTGGTTCGACTCGCAAGCCATGATGCTGCGCGAAACCGCCCAGCGCTGGGTGGCCCGCGCCATCACCGGTGAAGTGACGCTGGAGCTGCGCCGGGGCAATGACTACACGATCATGAACACCGACAGCCCGAACCTGACCTACGCGCCCGAGCGTCTGTCGATGGAGAAGGTGGAAGACGCGGCGTTCACCCCGCTGGATCGCATCGGCCAACTCACGATGCGCAACTTGGACATCAGCGACACCCGCGCCAAGCTGGGCATTTACAGCAAGGCCGGGTTGCTGGGTCAAGCCGGCGACGCTGGCATCCCGCTGCTGGGCGTGGGTGAGTGA
- a CDS encoding TlyA family RNA methyltransferase translates to MRIDQWLVSRGLVPSRSAAQRLIERGAVRWLGPRGWMTPRKAGDEVPEGCEIQITDDAELRWVSRGGLKLEGALQAVAHEGRGALAALRLPLPLRERAGERGQPPIALDVGQSTGGFTEVLLHAGCARVVGVDVGHGQLHPKLAADPRVVALEGLNARELNAAALGTHWPTGGFDVITGDLSFISLTLVLPALAPLLAPHGRLLMLVKPQFELQPADIGKGGLVKDASAYSRVETRVREACAACGLSVLDWLASPITGGDGNREFFVLAGQAAPAA, encoded by the coding sequence ATGCGGATCGATCAATGGCTGGTGAGCCGGGGTCTGGTGCCGTCGCGTTCGGCGGCGCAACGGCTGATCGAGCGCGGTGCCGTGCGCTGGCTGGGGCCGCGTGGTTGGATGACCCCGCGCAAAGCCGGGGACGAGGTGCCCGAAGGCTGCGAGATCCAAATCACCGATGACGCCGAGCTGCGTTGGGTGTCACGCGGGGGGCTCAAGCTGGAAGGTGCGTTGCAGGCGGTGGCCCACGAGGGGAGAGGGGCTTTGGCGGCGTTGAGGCTCCCTCTCCCCTTGCGGGAGAGGGCTGGGGAGAGGGGGCAGCCTCCCATCGCACTCGACGTCGGCCAAAGCACCGGCGGCTTCACCGAAGTGTTGCTGCACGCCGGCTGCGCCCGCGTGGTGGGCGTGGACGTGGGTCACGGCCAGTTGCACCCCAAGCTGGCCGCCGACCCCCGCGTGGTCGCCCTCGAAGGTCTGAACGCCCGCGAACTGAACGCTGCCGCCTTGGGCACCCACTGGCCGACGGGCGGTTTCGATGTCATCACGGGCGATCTGTCCTTCATCTCGCTCACCCTGGTGCTGCCGGCGCTGGCGCCGTTGCTGGCACCGCACGGACGGCTGCTGATGCTCGTTAAACCCCAATTCGAGCTGCAACCGGCGGACATCGGCAAAGGCGGCTTGGTGAAAGACGCCAGCGCCTACAGCCGAGTCGAAACCCGGGTGCGCGAGGCCTGCGCCGCCTGCGGGTTGTCCGTGCTCGACTGGTTGGCCAGCCCCATCACCGGTGGCGACGGCAACCGTGAATTCTTCGTGCTGGCGGGCCAGGCCGCGCCGGCTGCCTGA
- the metF gene encoding methylenetetrahydrofolate reductase [NAD(P)H], producing MRNLPLSLEFFPPKTPEGVTKLAAVRQALYVLKPQFCSVTYGAGGSTQDGTLSTVQAILDEGHSGAPHFSCIGASADLIRDKLAQFKAMGVERIVALRGDLPSGYGSFGEFRYASDLVRFIREETGDHFHLEVAAYPEMHPQARCPQSDLQAYATKVKAGANSAITQFFFNADAYFRFVDDARRLGAEVPVIPGIMPITNSSGILRFADGCGAEVPRWVRLRLQSFGDDTASIRAFGLDVVTMLCERLIAGGAPALHFYTMNQSATTLEISRRLGLLA from the coding sequence ATGCGTAACCTTCCCCTGAGCCTGGAATTTTTCCCGCCCAAGACGCCTGAAGGTGTCACCAAGCTCGCGGCTGTGCGCCAAGCGTTGTACGTCTTGAAGCCGCAGTTTTGCTCCGTCACCTACGGCGCGGGCGGTTCGACCCAGGATGGCACGCTCAGCACCGTGCAAGCCATCCTCGACGAAGGTCACAGCGGCGCACCGCACTTCAGTTGCATTGGCGCCAGCGCCGATCTGATCCGCGACAAACTGGCCCAGTTCAAAGCCATGGGGGTGGAGCGCATCGTGGCGTTGCGGGGCGATTTGCCCAGCGGGTACGGCAGTTTTGGTGAATTCCGCTACGCCTCGGACTTGGTGCGTTTCATCCGCGAAGAAACCGGCGATCACTTTCACCTGGAGGTCGCAGCTTACCCGGAGATGCATCCGCAAGCCCGCTGCCCGCAGAGCGATTTGCAGGCCTACGCTACCAAGGTGAAAGCCGGAGCGAACTCGGCGATCACGCAGTTTTTCTTCAACGCCGATGCCTATTTCCGCTTCGTGGACGATGCGCGCCGGCTCGGGGCCGAGGTGCCGGTGATTCCCGGCATCATGCCCATCACCAATTCGAGCGGCATTTTGCGGTTCGCCGATGGGTGCGGGGCCGAAGTGCCGCGCTGGGTGCGCCTGCGCCTGCAAAGTTTTGGCGATGACACCGCCAGCATTCGCGCCTTCGGCCTGGATGTGGTGACGATGCTGTGCGAACGCCTGATCGCTGGCGGCGCCCCCGCGTTGCATTTCTACACCATGAACCAAAGCGCCACGACGCTGGAAATCAGCCGGCGCCTGGGCCTGCTGGCCTGA
- a CDS encoding DEAD/DEAH box helicase, with the protein MAANHLGGVLADDMGLGKTLQTITHLLNEVRSGAAQDRPSLVVAPTSLMGNWRRECQRFAPELRVLVLHGSARHELHDRIAAHDVVLTTYPLMQRDIEILAKTTWHALVLDEAQMLKNAHTLTAQAARRLQASHRLALTGTPMENHLGELWSLFDVVLPGYLGRESRFTSLFRNPIERQGDGRRLALLRRRLAPFMLRRDKSMVATELPPKIEQLVRVQLDEGQANLYETIRASAESTVREALAEKGLARSHITVLDALLKLRQACCDPRLVKLQQARLIQESAKLGWLMENLPQMLEEGRRVLLFSQFTSMLDLIGRSLDDAGITWTTLTGQTRDREAAIARFTSGQVPVFLISLKAGGTGLNLPQADTVIHYDPWWNPAAEAQATDRAHRMGQTQTVFVYKLVAEGTVEERIVAMQSHKAELARGVQAAGRLDEERRTSLSENDLDWLLQPLGAAAAADDEALVREAQAHAIAPRPSSSHLLEIGEAESLTEALAEEGV; encoded by the coding sequence TTGGCCGCCAACCACCTGGGCGGCGTGCTGGCCGACGACATGGGCTTGGGCAAAACGCTGCAAACCATCACCCATTTGCTGAACGAGGTGCGCAGCGGTGCCGCGCAAGACCGCCCCAGCCTCGTGGTGGCGCCCACCAGCTTGATGGGCAACTGGCGCCGCGAGTGCCAACGGTTTGCGCCCGAACTGCGCGTGCTGGTGCTGCACGGCAGTGCCCGACACGAGTTGCATGACCGCATCGCCGCGCACGACGTGGTGCTCACCACCTACCCGCTGATGCAGCGAGACATCGAAATCCTGGCGAAAACCACCTGGCACGCCCTGGTGCTCGATGAAGCGCAAATGCTCAAAAACGCCCACACCCTGACGGCGCAAGCTGCCCGGCGCCTGCAAGCCAGCCACCGTCTGGCGTTGACGGGCACGCCGATGGAAAACCACCTCGGCGAGCTGTGGAGCCTGTTCGATGTGGTGCTGCCCGGTTATTTGGGGCGGGAGTCGCGTTTCACGTCGCTGTTTCGCAACCCGATCGAACGCCAGGGCGATGGGCGACGCTTGGCCTTGCTGCGTCGTCGCCTCGCCCCGTTCATGCTGCGGCGCGACAAGAGCATGGTGGCCACCGAGTTGCCGCCCAAAATCGAACAACTGGTGCGCGTCCAGCTCGACGAGGGCCAGGCCAATTTGTACGAAACCATCCGCGCTTCGGCTGAAAGCACGGTGCGCGAAGCCTTGGCCGAAAAAGGCTTGGCACGCTCGCACATCACGGTGCTGGATGCCCTGCTCAAACTGCGCCAAGCGTGCTGCGATCCGCGTTTGGTGAAGTTGCAGCAAGCGCGCTTGATCCAAGAATCGGCCAAGCTGGGCTGGTTGATGGAAAACCTGCCGCAAATGCTGGAAGAAGGCCGGCGCGTGCTGCTGTTCTCGCAGTTCACCTCGATGCTGGATTTGATCGGTCGTTCGCTGGACGACGCCGGCATCACCTGGACGACGCTCACCGGCCAAACCCGTGACCGCGAGGCCGCCATCGCCCGCTTCACCTCGGGCCAGGTGCCGGTGTTCCTCATCAGCTTGAAGGCCGGTGGCACGGGCCTGAACCTGCCGCAAGCCGACACCGTCATCCACTACGACCCGTGGTGGAACCCCGCCGCCGAAGCCCAAGCCACCGACCGCGCCCACCGCATGGGCCAGACGCAAACCGTGTTCGTCTACAAGCTGGTGGCCGAGGGCACGGTGGAAGAGCGCATCGTGGCCATGCAGTCGCACAAAGCCGAGTTGGCGCGTGGGGTGCAAGCCGCTGGTCGGTTGGACGAGGAGCGGCGCACCAGCCTGTCCGAGAACGACTTGGACTGGCTGTTGCAACCGCTGGGCGCTGCCGCTGCGGCTGACGACGAAGCCTTGGTGCGCGAGGCCCAGGCGCACGCCATTGCGCCGCGCCCGTCGTCCAGCCACCTGCTGGAGATTGGCGAAGCCGAATCGCTGACCGAAGCCCTCGCCGAAGAAGGAGTGTGA